CAGATAGTGTCCCTCCCGCTCCTTGTCGATGACGCGGGAATAGATCTTCCCCGTCGTCACGTTATTGGACGACGTGAGCGACTCGTCGATGAAACGCTCGTAATGGCCCAGATCGAGATCGGTCTCGGCCCCGTCGTCGGTGACGAAGACCTCGCCGTGCTGGAAGGGGTTCATCGTCCCGGCGTCGACGTTGATGTAGGGATCGAGCTTGATGATGGAGACCTTGAAACCCCGTTTTTTGAGCAACACACCCAACGATGCCGCCGTGATCCCCTTGCCGAGAGACGAGACGACACCGCCGGTGACAAAGACGTATTTGGTCATTCCCTTCCAGACCTCCCCGGTAAAATTGGCTCCTCTGGAGCCTCGCGGTCATCCAAAGCAACGATACTACCACAGCTTCTCCCCGACGAGAGCGAAAAGGCCTAAAAGAGACTGGACCGGAGTCGGCCTCCGGTCCAGTTTAATCGATCCTGTCCCTCCCGTCACGGACCTCCGTCAACGGAGCACCTTGAGAGGATTCGTCGGTGAGTTGTTGATGCGGACCTCGAAGTGAAGGTGCGGCCCCGTGCTGCGCCCCGAGGAGCCCACCAGGGCGACGGCCTGGCCTGCCGAGACCTTCTTCCCCTTGGCGGCGAGGAGCTTGCTGCAGTGGGCGTAAAGGGTCGTGTAGCCGCCGCCGTGGTTGATGACGATGACCCGTCCGTAACCGCCCATCCAGCCCGAGTAGACGACGGTTCCCGCCTTGGCCGCCACGATGGTCCTTCCCGACGGGGCCCTGATGTCGAGGCCCGTGTGGAAGTCCTTCCGGCCGCTGAAGGGATCGCGACGCCAGCCGAAGGGGCTGCTGATGCGACCGGCCACGGGCCAGCGGAAACCGCTGAGCGCCGCCGACGATCCGCTCCGTCCGCTCGTGGCCGCCACGACGGGTTTGGCGCCGGGGAGAAAGACCGACTTGCCCGCCTCGAGGCCGGCCCCTTCGGCGAAGCCGTTGGCCAACGTCACCGCCTCGGGATGGACGCCGAACTTCTTGGACAGCGCCGCCAGCGTATCGCCCTTCTGCACCTTGTGCAGCACGCCGTCCTGGTTGGGGACGAGAAGCTTCGTGCCCGGGGAGAGGACATCGGGATTTTTGAGCGTGTTGCAGCCGAAGAGCGTGTTGATGTCGAGATTGAAGTTGTTGGCCACGCTCCAGAGCGTGTCGCCCTGCTGGACGACGTACTCCTTCATCTCCAGAGGAGCGGCCTCCTTCTGCTTGATCTCCTCGACCTTGGCGCGGCGCCCGATCTCCTCCAGCACGAAGGACACGTCCTCCG
The DNA window shown above is from Aminithiophilus ramosus and carries:
- a CDS encoding M23 family metallopeptidase, which codes for MISGTVYLSVAASERAGGGLWSDLPDSFHATAATVPSGFIVVDMSATGLPFEGGLSATQSKSARSLGIGPLPEGPSLFEEELVLKELTPAGEKSLKASGASGDVELARWEEHVVASGQTLSAICNGLSVTPEDVAKANGLKSLHRLVEGQLLLIPRSPEDVSFVLEEIGRRAKVEEIKQKEAAPLEMKEYVVQQGDTLWSVANNFNLDINTLFGCNTLKNPDVLSPGTKLLVPNQDGVLHKVQKGDTLAALSKKFGVHPEAVTLANGFAEGAGLEAGKSVFLPGAKPVVAATSGRSGSSAALSGFRWPVAGRISSPFGWRRDPFSGRKDFHTGLDIRAPSGRTIVAAKAGTVVYSGWMGGYGRVIVINHGGGYTTLYAHCSKLLAAKGKKVSAGQAVALVGSSGRSTGPHLHFEVRINNSPTNPLKVLR